Sequence from the Ictalurus furcatus strain D&B chromosome 29, Billie_1.0, whole genome shotgun sequence genome:
TCTCTGCACCACTGCCCCATTTCTCAGCCACATATAAACctttaatcaaatatttttgtttccagGTCATTGTGAATACTTcaggaaccaaaaaaaaaagttttttgtttagCATTCTGGAAATGTGCCAGAAACGCacacttacagtggtgcttgaaagtttgtaaaacATAATaagattttcatacaagtcctaaTAGTAGATAAggagaacccatttaaacaaatgagacaaaaatattatagttggtcatttatttattgcagaaattatagactattacatatctgtgagtggcaaaagtatgtgaacctttgctttcagtatctgatgtgacccccttgtgcagcaataactgcaactaaactgttaatcagtcctgcacatcggcttggaggaattttagcccatttctcattacagaacagcttcaactctgcgatgttggtgggtttcctcacatgaactgcttgcttcaggactttccacaacatttctattggattaaggtcaagaCCTTgccatttcacaacattaactttattcttatttaaccattctttggtacaATGACTTGTGTGGTTAGGACTGATGTCTCACTGCATGAGccattttctcttgagattcagttcatggacagatgtcctgacattttcctttagaattcattgttccatcaatgatggcaagtcgtcctgggccagatgcagcaaaacaggcccaaaccatgagagcagtggctttctccttgcaatcctgccatgcacacaactgttgtttagtgttctcctgatggtggactcatgaacattaacattagccaatgagagagaggcctttagttgcttagaagttaacctgggttcctttgtgactttgcagactattacacatcttgctcttggagtgatctttgttggtctccactcctggagagggtaacaatggtcttgcatttcctccatttgtacacaatctgtctgactgtggattggggGAATCCAAACCCTTTAGAGatgtttttgtaaacttttccagccGGATGAGCATCAAtgctttttctgaggtcttcagaaatctccttttgttcatgccatgatacacttccacaaacaagtgTTGttaagatcagactttgatagatccccgttctttaaataaaacatggtgctcactcacacctgatgcCATTAACTGAAAACACCAGACTCTAATACTGcccatacttttgccactcatagatatttaatattggataattttcctcaataaataaatgagcaagtataatatttctgtctcatttgtttaactgggttctctttgtctacaactccaattccaaaaaagttgggacattatggaaaatgctaataaaaacaaagagaactGACATGTAAACGtacttgtattttaaaaaaacaaaacaaacaaacaacatataaagacaatgtatttgatgttttacctagtcaactgcatagttttttgaagataaacatttattttgaaattgatgcatgcaacatgctccaaaaaagttgggacaggggcaatttaggactaatagctaTGTGACAAgttgaggcaatcgtctaatcctTATCATCCAATCTTGCTTTAGCTGAGAAtcgagagagccagagagaaacTGCGCTGTAGTACACTTCACTCTCATACACTTCACACTCTTTCCCGTACTAATACGAGAGAAAGGAGTaacacttcctgaactctctctgactcaaacttttctttttcccaaagagacagaaaagtaatttttcttttttcagatcctcagagagttctttgccatgaggtgccatgttgaacttccagtgaccagtatgagggagtgtgagagcgatgatactaaatttaacacacctgctccccattcacacctgagaccttgtaacactaacaagtcacatgacaccggggagggaaaatggctaattgggcccaatttggacattttcacttaggggtgtactcacttttgttgcgagtgttttagacattaatggctgtgtgttcagttattttgaagggacagcaaatttacactgttacacaagctgtacactcactactttacaaaGTGaagtagcaaagtgtcatttcttcagtgctgtcacattaaaaggtataatcatatatttacaaaaatgtgaggggtgtactcacttttgtgagataatgtatgtttcattagaacggcaCCAGACAGAAGTTCCTGCAccatctccttggccaatgcagatttttgattcatcactgaatatcacttttattcaatcatccacactccatgattgcttctctttagcccactctaaccttgttttcttgttttctgtttaggtgttagtgttGGTTTTCGTTTGGCTTTTCTGTATCTAAATCACAGTTCCTTCAGccgaatttttttttacagttccCTTGCCAAGGGAACTCTACGCTGCATTATACTTGACGCTTTGGGAATGCACCTTGGCAGAAATGGTGTCTGAATATGTGTGAAATCATGTCAATCTGACTGGCCTGCCTCAGTCAGGTGACGAAGTAGAAACAGTTCACAAAGAGCATATAAGGCACCCACAAACCACATCATTCAGCGTCTTTACTTTCAGGAAGTGCATGTTTGTGTACTATATGTGATTGTATGTCCTATTGTCTGTCATATTGTATGTccagaaaaaaagggaaactATGAGCAATAGGAGTTTCAGAGGTTGCATCCCACCATGCTCCCGTTTTCTTACAGAGgctgtgttaaatgtttggAAGCAGAGCATGCTAGGCAAGCCCATGAGGTAGTTGTCTGTGTGCACTGTGAGAAAATCTCCCTGAAAAATGCCAGCCCGGCTGCCTCTCTTCTCGAGTGAAGGGAGCTGGGCATCTGCACCTCATAGGTCAGGACTGGCTGCTGTCGAGGCAGCCTGCCACCTCAAATCATGGGGCTCTCAGATGACTCTGGAAGAAGAGCAAGAGACATTTCACTGGCAGACTGGAGGTGTGGCTACTTATTGGCTGACTGTGTAGTTGCTGTTTAGCTGGTCACATGCTCATTAAGGGGCAATAGGGTTGAGGGAAGGTAGCTGGCTTAGATTGTGTTATTTAAACCATGCTCTTTTACGTGTGGTTTCTGGATGTTATCTACAGTTGCTTTTCCCACATCAACTTTTCTCCCCCCACTCCTCAGTCATGGCTGTTGGGGTAGTTATGAGTCTACAATATTTCTGAGGGAatatttttctcaaatttagttTCATCGAAATCATATTAAGTTAATACTCGATGAAGCATTGTGAATTGAGTGTCTTCCTGTAGCGTTTAATCTAATGTAACGCTCCTTATCAGGCTAATCAAGCCTCTTAGCAGCAGGTGAATATGTATATTAGAGATAAACTCTGCAGGATGCTAGATCTTCAGAACTGTTctttattgtatatatattcattttccaGGGCAcacggtagcttagtggttagcacgttcgcctcacaccgccagggtcgggggttcaattctcacagctctgtgtgtgtggagtttgcatgttctccccgtgctgcgggggtttcctccaggtactctggtttcctcccccagtccaaagacatgcattgtaggttgattggcgtgtctaaagtgtccgtagtgtgtgaatgtgtatgtgattgtgtaccctgcgatggattatcaccctgtccagggtgtaccccgccttgtgccccatgctccctgggataggctccatgttccctgtgaccctgaaaagggtaagcagtatagaagatggatggatggatattcattTTCCTTCACAACCAATGAACAAATATTTGATGGGTCTTATAtatcagtaaccactttattgtCTTCTGGATCCTAATgtatccagagcctatcctgtaAAACCTGAGTACAAGGTGGGAGAAGTCACCCTCAGATGGGACACTAGTCTATCACAGGATACCATTCagacctagaggcaatttagtaTAGCCAAACCACCTACTCatttgtttttggaaggtggtaGGAAACCAGAGCACTGAGAAGAAATGAGCAAAGGGACAATGGGAGAATATTCATCACTTCTGCAGATCTAGCATCATATATCCAATACACATTGAGCAGCTGGATAAGATTAGACTAAACTCGACTAGTAAATACTAGTACTAGTCAGTAGACACTACTACTAACTCTATTCTACTATTAACAGTGCTTAATCAAGTTTTAAATTGGTATCTGTTTAATCAAATTGCTATAATAACTGGAGGGAACAATTCTAATTAATTGTATTAGTTAGGTTTATAATACATTTCTCCCAATGAGTGATTATGTAAACAGCTCCCAATTTTTCTCCAATGGGACACACATGACCACTCATTACATTAAACATCTGTTAGCTGTATAGatgcatagatagatagacagatagatagatagatagatagatataaaccAACCAATATTGATGTTTATCTTGACTACATGGGGAAACCTAAAAACACCAGTAAATAAGATGGAGCCCACCATCCTTAGAAATACGTCATTCCTATATACAACATAACCCTGAACATGTGATACCAGATTTTAAAGAACCGGCTTTATCTGCTCTATACTGCCAgcactggtcaaaagttacatgCAAACTTTTTATATTTCCATTCCTTGTTAGGTACAtgtagtatatatacacattatagcTCCAGTGTAAAAGAAGAATGTCAGACACCAAAGGTTTTGGCTTAGAGATTACATTAATGTAAGAAGGacattgtgaacatttcctTTTTCAACTAAATCATTCCTATACATGCTATTATTTggtacatacatttttaaaacagacCTTTTAATAGGATTTCTCTTATCCTTCAGTAGTTTATTCAAACCttatagtaacactgttttcgCTGATTATCAGCTagcatgttttttctttagacaaccttattttaaaatgtagtagACCTCAATATGCATTGCATTTACTATTAACGTGTATGATGTCATTTTCTATGTCATATAACATTATGCTATCTTACAGTATACTGTCATGGCCTTAGTACAAAGTGGGTTATTTTTCAGTCAATGGTTCAGGCCTGGACCAGTCTGTGCTTTCAACCACCACTTTGTATCTGCTTATCGATTTTAATACCACTTTAGGAATATCATCTGCAAAGCCTCACAGCCTCTAGCTTTAACCTGAGTGGATGACATTTACATACAGTGTATCCTGATTCATTTTTGTGAAGGAAAATCAGAAGGTGATTATTTGTACTATATGAAATGGTTTCACCATAGTCATCTCAGACCATGAAGGTCCATACGGTGATATTTTACTTTGCAAACTTTGCTTCAAATGTACAGTTTGGAGTTTTGAGGTATTGAGGAACACAAGGCACATGACTAAGCAAAtgacaaaccacacacacacacacacacacacgcacacgcacacacacacacacacacacagagagagagagagagagagagagagagagagagagagagagagagagatacacattCTAAACCATGCTGtgcttttcttctttaaaagCAATAATGGCAGGAGTAATAGGTCTCCTGTACAATACAGAGCCACATAAaggtttatacatttttttatttaatacaacaTCTTTAGAACTTGCATAAAAAATTATGACACACTCCAGTGTTTGCTGCTGCTTTGCGTCTTCTTTGCCAGAAGCTCACAGCTCACATCTAATTCTTTCTCCAACAACCAGAGTAGAGAAAATCACAtcttattaaacatatttatggTTCATTTCCTAACAGGCAGAGGAACTTCTGGTTTGCTACTCACTCATATAGTATATTCCAACAATCCCTCTTTAATTTAATATCTCTCAATTATCAAAGTACGAGAAAGAATTACAGGACGTCCAGAACATGTCCATGGCATTTTTTCACTCATGTTCACCATTTCTGTGGAATAATTACTGCAGAGCTTGTAGAAATCAAGTGATCTGCAGTGTACAGAGTTCTAGAAGGATTTCTTCCAGGGTGAGCAGAGGATCTTGTGGAAAGCCCTTCTGAAGTCCTGATTAAAGATGGTGTAGATGACAGGGTTGAGCGAACTGTTGCAGTAACCGATCCAGAAGAAGAACTTGAAGAGGAGGTCAGGAATGTGGCATGCTTGGCGGCACACACCATACAAGCTGTAGCTGAAGAAGAAAGGGAACCAGCAGAGCACAAAGACACCCATCACTACAGCCAACACAAAGGTGAAGCGCTTTTCACGCACCTGGGATGCCCTCCTCCTCCTTATGCTGCAGCCACCGCTGTTCTTCCTTCGTCCGCTCGACATCCTCCGAGATGAGAACAAATCCCGGGTCTTGGTGCTGGCACGGGATGCCCTCCTGCTGGTCTCTGATGCCAGTGATACCAATGACGACCCACGTTTTGAGCCCTCACCCTGGCTTCTGCTTGGTGTTGTATCTTTTTCCTTCCAGCTTTTGGCCTCCAAAGTTGAGGTGGGTTCTGGCTCTGCCTGGACTGAGGGTCGTGGCTCAGCATTTTTGCCTGGGGTTCCTGGACAGtgcccgctctctctctcgccattCATCTTCACTACTGATGTAGCAATGCTGACGCCATTCTCAGTGTCCACACTTGACTTTTTCTCCGAAGCGGTCCTTGTTCTCGTCTTGGCCACCCTGTAAATGCGCACATAGACAAGGATCATGATGATGCATGGCACGAAGAAGGATGCAGAGCTGGAGGCTAAAATGTACCACGTGTCATCATTGAGCTGGCACTGCGGGAGCTGCCCTGTGCCCTCCGCCAACCCATCATCCATCATGGAGAGAAGCGGCGGTGAGGATATGAGTGCAGAGATGAGCCACACAGCCAGTATGGCAGCCTTGATGCGGCGAGGTGTGCGCTTCAGGTTGTATTGGACGGCACTCGTGACTGACCAATAGCGGTCCAGGCTGATGGCACACAGGTGCCCGATGGAGGCGGTGCAGAAGAGCACGTCTAGCGCCAGGTATGCACCGCACCACGCACGCCCAAAGTTCCAGTATCCCATCAACTCGTTGGCGAGAGAGAACGGCATGACGAGCGCCGCCACCAGGATGTCCGCTGCGGCCAGAGACACCAGGAACAGATTCTGTGGCGCACGAAGCGCACGGCTGGTTAACACTGCGAGCATCACCAGCGCATTTCCCACCACCGTGAACACGATGAGGAAGGCGACGAGCGCCGCAAGCCCCGCCGCTTCCGTCCGTGAGTAGCGCGTTCCCGACTCCCACGAGGAGTTTGCGGACGAGGACGCGTAGGAGACCTCGGGCGCCTCCATGACGCTGCGCGCAGATTTGTATTATTCCTTTATCCTATTTACGTCCACACGTATAGGCCGTATAGTTTAATCCGTATAATTTAATATCCGTGCGCAATGGGTCATCTTTAAAACAACGCATGGTTAAAAACCTCAAACACAGGTCCCAGCAACATCACAGAAAGTTTAAACTGTGCCAAATCCCACATCAAGAAAATGAGAAATCCACCATAAATACACTGAAGTCTTGTTCCATGGAGCCTCCTTGTGAAACTCCCTCCTGTTCTCTCCTCAGCTCTCTGTTCCATCTCCAAAGCGCCTCTGAGCGCAAATCAAGGGTTGCCAGAGTGGACAGATCAACTTCTCAGTTAAACTGATATTGATCACACTCCTTCCCTACTGATTTTCACGTGTTAAGCCTCATCCGAACAGGTCCAAACACAGGTCCCAGATCCAAACACAGGTCCCAGCAACATCACAGAAAGTTTAAACTGTGCCAAATCCCACATCAAGAAAATGAGAAATCCACCATAAATACACTGAAGTCTTGTTCCATGGAGCCTCCTTGTGAAACTCCCTCCTGTTCTCTCCTCAGCTCTCTGTTCCATCTCCAAAGCGCCTCTGAGCGCAAATCAAGGGTTGCCAGAGTGGACAGATCAACTTCTCAGTTAAACTGATATTGATCACACTCCTTCCCTACTGATTTTCACGTGTTAAGCCTCATCCGAATTCAATACAAACCAACTCAAGTTgagttttattataaattatatttatatcataaaTTATATCATAACTATGTCATATTTACCAGTTTAACACACTTTACCCAAAATGGCTTGCCATTATTTACTACATTTAACAGCCACTCACTCACTTTATCATGCAAcgaaaaacacatttctatttgttCAGCCAACCTATGTGCTCGTTGGCATCAGTTTGATCCCATttgagaagaagaacaaaaatatGTAACATTCCAGCTGATTTTTCATAGTTTAAATGGATATGGAATAATTAATGaatctttattaatcacatatacattagagcacagtgaaattcttttcttcatataccccagcatgttaggaagttggggtcagagggcagggtcagccatgatacagcacccctggagcagagagggttaagggccttgctcaagggcccaacagtggcagcttggcagtgttggggatTGAActctgaccttccgatcagtaacccagagccttaaccgccaagccaccactgcccttaaATACTGGCCTGCAACCTATCATAAATATTGGCCTAATAAATATTGGCCTGCAACCTATCATCCCAAATTGTCCCAGTCATGTTCTTATGCACCTTTCATTGAAAGTAGGACACACTGATTGAtgtattcttaaaaaaaaaaatgttggaatGACAAAGACAGGACAAATAGGACTCGTCATATCTTAAAGGGAACCCCGACTGTGAAGACTTGTATGGTTTATTAGATTAACGCTGACATCCGCTATATAAATCTGCTATACAATAACACTCTAGatgtcagtttttaaaaaaagaaaatccttgCGCTCGTAGGCCGCCATTGCTGTTTACATAGCAATGTATTCTGGGTAGTGACGTCAAATGGTTGCAATGGTCTTGATTCTCCAGCGACCCTACAGCGATATAAACATGTCTTCGGTCTTTTCAATTTGAACCCGAGCGTAACATAAGTGAGGAGGCTAATAtagaagacattactcaaaatgtacatcaaaatgaagacgatcagagaggtgaggaggtAAGAGTGGGGCAAACTCGATGGTGTCTGTGCAGCAACTGCATGTCTATGCCAACCGAGAGCGTTTGTTGTTCAAGGTATGGATATGTATTAAACTATCATTTTATGAAGAAACATATTCTAATATCAATAATTTTAGAGATGATCAGCACGCTGTCGCCATGTTATGAGCAAATCTATGTTATCTATACATCTTCTCTGTGTACAAAGGTACTCATATCTTTGAAAATCTAAGATTCTTGTGAATTGattcaaataaaaactgttttgAGGATACAATCACGCCAGCAGCTACATTCAATGTCTCTGTCAGATCACCGatatacaaacaaaaacttaCAAAATGGCGGCAACTCACTTCATCTGAAGCCTCATAgtaatccactgatccataaGATCCTCACAAAAACAGTCTTGATACACTGGCAAAaaatccaattatgtaaaaatatttagtccacctttcaaaagagaccaaaaccatgcatgcactccaaatggttcaagaacagctttaattttactttgggtatgccgTGTTTAGGcattttaggctaattttacgtTATGAGCTTGACGTTATGAGAATATACTGAAAAAACGCACTAACAAGATGCTTAcaggtttgattatatttacagatatcccctGTATTATAGCACACaagaactagaaaattacagacaCAAGCAGCACAGTGTGGGATTATTTTCCTGCTGCGGGGGCTAGTAGCTAATTCTATTGAGTGCTCAAGTGCAACCATTTTCCGTTATCAACTCTTGGCGGCCTCCataggttaaaatatgtattaaatattagggatttttaaaataatgtacatATTTCATGTGATTCTAACAATGTATTTTAGTAGTAGGAGATGGCATCTATTGCAATTTAAggcctacaagtcttcatagtcggggTTCCTTTTAAAGGAAACTTTCACCTATGAAAATGgtttaacatattttttattcctCAACATACATATTGCTAAATGTGaagttttatttgttattaaggATGGAAGTTTTGGCAACTATAATTTAGGATGTGTCTGTTTATAACACATGTTCTGGGGCAGGGTGCAGATCATTTGGAAAGGTTGtgcaacctggcaaccctgctgtTAATGATAGCAAGAGCAAAAACACGTGAAAAAGGTACTCTGAACTGGATGTGCCCCATTGTTATGTTAAATATCCATCTGATTAACTTTTTTGAATATAAATTAAGGATAGACCACTCTATGTGTCTGAGAGGCTGTGGATAAGTAGATCCTTTTGATGGAAGCCTGGGATTTTTGTTTACTACAGTAAAAGGTTTATTAATTGTTCACACTTTTGTTGGGTGTGGATCAGTGCacacttctgtttttttaaacttcagatgagaatgtgtgtgagatttagatcttcaaacaaaacacaacatatacataatatagtttttatttataatttattattattattattgaagcaaaaaaagttatccaacacctatcacccatgtgataAACTAATTgaccccttaaacttaaaatctggttgtgccacctttagcagcaataactgcaaacaaatgcttctgataactggagatcagtctttcacttacttctaggactaggacttactcctatgccttggatcattgtcttgctgcatgtcaccctgtcttccaaacagttccactttcgactcatcagtccacagaacattctctcaaaaggtttgaggctcatcaaggtgtgttttggcaaaattcagatgagccttaatgttcttctgggttagcagtggttttcacctcgccaccctttcatggatgccatttttcccagtgtctttctgatagtggagtcatgaacagtgacatttattgatgcaagagaggcctgtaggtcctttgatgctGTCCTTGGGTCTTTCATCCATATCTAACATCCATCTAGATgatatttcaatcaccttcttcctcatagtttctggaatttcttttgactttgccatagtgtgttattaggtaagaccttttaaccaacttcatgctgttgaaaaagttctatttaagtgttgatttgattgaacagggtttgcagtaatcaggcctggttgtgtctagtccagttgaacccattatgaatgcagtttcatagatttggggaattagtaactatggggcaaatacattttcacaaaggtCCAGTTGGTACTGAAtattttttacttcaataaataacattatcatttaaaaagtgtattttgtgtttactcaggtagcctttgtttttatcttagatttagttttaatttctgaaacaatttagtatgcgatatacacaaaaccagaagaaatcagcatcgggaaaatacttttccacagcactgtttaTCCCAGACCTGTGCTGAAGACACCGACCAGTTAGTCAATGAAGAGGTTGAAAATAtcaccggtgtgtgtgtgtgtgtgtgtgtgtgtgtgtgtgttttaaacccTGTAAAGTAGACATGACAAGAAGAGAGCACTGACCTTTTGGGAATTTAAATAACACCCTTAAAATCCTCCATAGAATCACACTGAGCACCAAGACCTTGAAATTTTAATATGCTCTCTGATGTCTTGCAGAAATCACAGCAATAACTTTGAGGTATTGATGTGGAACTCGACAAAGGTAATtaggaaaacaaaaaccagcCTTCAAAACAAGAAAGCAAACAAGCAGGCAGCAGTGCCTGTGGGAAACCTATTGAGTTATTGCTACATAATGCTGTTACAGAAGTTTTCACGAAACACAACCAAGTCTAAACTGTATTTACAGAGTTTTTGGAAACTACAACGATACATAATTTTTGCCTCCTGGACACAGGCAGGCAAGGTGGCTGAGGCCATAACAGGCAGTTATCTGAAACATAATAGGCAGGCCAGGATAAGAACTAATAAAATCCAATACATGACTAGGACAAGGAAAGTAAGACAACTAGTGAggaactacaaccccaattccaaaataactgggatgctgtgtaaaatgtaaataaaatcagaatgcaatgatttgcaatctcatatgttattcacaatataaCATAGAAACCATATCACATGCTTAAACTGAGGAAGTGCACCATTTTAAGAacaaaataaggtcattttgaatttgatggcaacAACGGGTCtcgaaaagttgggacagggcaaggaaaggctggaaaagtaagtgttactaaaaataacagatggaggaacattttgcaagtAATTAGTTTCATTggtaacaggtcagtaacatgattgggtataaaaagagtatctcagagaggcagagtctctcagaagtaaagaggttcaccaatctgccaaaAGATGTGTCTACTATTTggggaacaatttcagaataatgttcctcaatgtaaaattgcaaagcctttgaatatttcatcatctacagtatgcAATGTCATCAAAAgtttctgagaatctggagaaatatcTGGGGACAAGGTGAAAAttaatattgcatgcccgtaatcttcgggccctcagacagcactgcattaaaaacaggcatgattctgtaatggaaatcactgcatggactcagaaacacctccagaactcatcgtCTGTGAatacagttcgccgtgccatccacaaatgctggttaaaactctatcatgcaaagaagaagccttgtgaacatgatccagaaacgccgccatcttctctgggccaaagctcatttaaaatggactgaagcaaagtggaaaactgttctgtggtcagacgaatcaaaattttaaattcttttttggaaaccatggacactgcgtcctctaaactaaaaaAGAGAGGGACAGTCCGGCATTTTATCAGTACTCGGTTCAAAAGCTTGCATCTCTGATTGTattggggtgcattagtgcctacatctggaaaggcaccatcagtGCTGAAAGGTATGCACagattttagagcaacatatgcttccatccatccatctttttcaGGGAAGGCCTTGCATatttcagcaagacaatgcTAAACCACATACTACATCTATTGCAACAGCATGGCTTTATAGTAGAAGAGTCCGGGTGCTGAACTGGCCTGCCTACCATCCAGACCTTTCAccatttgaaaacatttggtgcatcatgaaacaaaaaatacGACAAAGAAGACCCGGGACTGTTAAGGAGCTAGGATCCTGTATCAGACATGAATG
This genomic interval carries:
- the LOC128604490 gene encoding alpha-2C adrenergic receptor-like, translated to MEAPEVSYASSSANSSWESGTRYSRTEAAGLAALVAFLIVFTVVGNALVMLAVLTSRALRAPQNLFLVSLAAADILVAALVMPFSLANELMGYWNFGRAWCGAYLALDVLFCTASIGHLCAISLDRYWSVTSAVQYNLKRTPRRIKAAILAVWLISALISSPPLLSMMDDGLAEGTGQLPQCQLNDDTWYILASSSASFFVPCIIMILVYVRIYRVAKTRTRTASEKKSSVDTENGVSIATSVVKMNGERESGHCPGTPGKNAEPRPSVQAEPEPTSTLEAKSWKEKDTTPSRSQGEGSKRGSSLVSLASETSRRASRASTKTRDLFSSRRMSSGRRKNSGGCSIRRRRASQVREKRFTFVLAVVMGVFVLCWFPFFFSYSLYGVCRQACHIPDLLFKFFFWIGYCNSSLNPVIYTIFNQDFRRAFHKILCSPWKKSF